In one Amia ocellicauda isolate fAmiCal2 chromosome 2, fAmiCal2.hap1, whole genome shotgun sequence genomic region, the following are encoded:
- the LOC136761871 gene encoding uncharacterized protein LOC136761871 isoform X1 translates to MCFAVEMLLLLLLTAQLSSSTSGLEKTNLRIERETQHPIYCHYEFYTVDGLEYCCIGNTSDCCNIVINRSNDSKWRGLEDEPLWLNSTLSLCIKLYYQFCSKAIGRAEDITSTSTSSESGVLVIAVTVAVTLTVLLPVAILLLRPQKRAVGRRAVAEAFQSVCARVSMSAAQFQHSISTDSSGYMTMQSLDVKAPNGATTGMATVR, encoded by the exons ATGTGCTTCGCAGTGGAAatgctcctccttctcctcctgaCTGCTCAGCTGA GCTCCTCCACCAGTGGTCTAGAAAAAACCAACCTGCGAATCGAAAGAGAAACACAGCACCCCATTTACTGTCACTATGAATTTTACACGGTCGATGGTCTGGAATACTGCTGTATAGGAAACACCAGCGACTGCTGCAACATTGTGATTAACAGAAGCAATGACTCAAAATGGAGGGGCTTGGAGGACGAGCCGCTGTGGCTGAACTCAACCCTAAGTCTGTGCATCAAGCTTTATTATCAGTTTTGCTCCAAAGCCATCGGCAGGGCGGAAG ACATTACTTCTACTTCTACAAG TTCGGAGTCTGGGGTCCTGGTGATCGCGGTGACAGTGGCAGTCACCCTCACCGTCCTGCTGCCGGTGGCCATTTTACTGCTGAGGCCTCAGAAGAGAGCAGTCG GAAGAAGAGCAGTGGCCGAAGCATTTCAGTCTGTCTGCGCAAGAGTCAGCATG AGTGCTGCCCAATTCCAACACAGTATCAGTACAGACAGCAGCGGCTACATGACCATGCAGAGCCTGGATGTAAAAGCCCCGAATGGGGCAACCACTGGGATGGCAACTGTGAGATGA
- the LOC136761871 gene encoding uncharacterized protein LOC136761871 isoform X2: MCFAVEMLLLLLLTAQLSSSTSGLEKTNLRIERETQHPIYCHYEFYTVDGLEYCCIGNTSDCCNIVINRSNDSKWRGLEDEPLWLNSTLSLCIKLYYQFCSKAIGRAEDITSTSTSSESGVLVIAVTVAVTLTVLLPVAILLLRPQKRAVGRRAVAEAFQSVCARVSMSRAAAAPHSS; this comes from the exons ATGTGCTTCGCAGTGGAAatgctcctccttctcctcctgaCTGCTCAGCTGA GCTCCTCCACCAGTGGTCTAGAAAAAACCAACCTGCGAATCGAAAGAGAAACACAGCACCCCATTTACTGTCACTATGAATTTTACACGGTCGATGGTCTGGAATACTGCTGTATAGGAAACACCAGCGACTGCTGCAACATTGTGATTAACAGAAGCAATGACTCAAAATGGAGGGGCTTGGAGGACGAGCCGCTGTGGCTGAACTCAACCCTAAGTCTGTGCATCAAGCTTTATTATCAGTTTTGCTCCAAAGCCATCGGCAGGGCGGAAG ACATTACTTCTACTTCTACAAG TTCGGAGTCTGGGGTCCTGGTGATCGCGGTGACAGTGGCAGTCACCCTCACCGTCCTGCTGCCGGTGGCCATTTTACTGCTGAGGCCTCAGAAGAGAGCAGTCG GAAGAAGAGCAGTGGCCGAAGCATTTCAGTCTGTCTGCGCAAGAGTCAGCATG AGCCGAGCAGCAGCAGCCCCACACTCCTCCTAA